The Salarias fasciatus chromosome 11, fSalaFa1.1, whole genome shotgun sequence genomic interval CGGCATCATTACCCAGCGTGCAGAAAACTCAACTATTAAATTTGTTACAGTTTTGTCTGATGTGAGTTGATTGGATATAAAATCCACTTGACAGCCAGCTAAATATGCTGAAACTTGAGTGAAGTCGGACTGCTGCAGCCGACCCAGAGGTCACTTTTTCAAGTCTTTGACAACACAGCGATGTACAGATGACTGACAGCACGCTCATGCATGTTTCTCATATCTTCCAATATTCCTAAAACCACTTGCAGCTTTaatatctctctctctgaaaataaatgaaaaacaaaaaaaagtgcagcCTCAGTGAATGCTAATGCCAACGTTAATACATTTGGATCATCCACAGAGGTCCTGGGATCACAGGGAATGAACTTCCAATCTGTCTCCTTCAAAACAACtgcatcacccccccccacacacacacacactcgcgcacacaGCTGTGGAGAGTCATTCATTCAATCCATATCCAGATCTTCGGGCTGTCGAGCTGGAATCAGATTCAAAGAGGGATTGGCAGTTTGTCCAATGACGGCTGGTAAGAGCTTTACACAGGCAGGCAAATTCCACCTCATGCAGCCACGAGCACATGGCCCGGGAGGCTGTGAGGGATGTGATCTGGATCAATACCTTACTGGAACCGGGGACACTCGTCTGTCAGGCACGTGTCCAATAGCAATACCaaaaagctgcagcacaaaATGTAATTGATGTGAAACAAAACGAATGGGGCCGAACGCTGGCAAAGCCAGGCCAGGGTAGGAGCCGGAGCAAGTTGCTAGGTGACAGTTGCTTAGCCACGACAGGTCTCCGTCTCAAGCACAGCTCCTTCAATTTCTGGCCTGGTGGACTTTATATTGTGCTCCCAGATGGAGTCCAGCCTTGTCAAGACCCTTCAAGTGGATTGTGATACAATTTTTAAGACGTTCATTCAGAGGAATTCCTGAGGTTTCCTCACATCTGGTCTCATGAAATGACCACCATCGACTGAGAAGAATCATTTGAAAGACACCCTTAAACTTCTGATTTACATTAATGTCAAACCAAACATACTATAATTCATAATGGAACAAAACAGGATCCTTCTGTCATCGTTCCTCAGAGCACTGAAATCAGACAGGAATAAACATGAAGCGAGACAAAAACGAGAAGGAATTTCAGGACAAATCATCAACTCGCTCTGACCTGAGAACATGATCGACTTGTCTTTGTTACAACCTCTCTCCCATTTGCTTTTGAGGTGCATATGTGAGAGAGCGATCATAGATTTGAGCTCCTCCTGTGATGAAAGAGGGTTGTTTTCTCTATAAGCTGGTCCACATCTCTGACTATGTTTTAAACGGTCCTtccaaaaacagttttctcgAAATGGAacctcaaaaaataaaatttttatTGCATGAATATGATGAATCATGCAAAACACTTTACCGCTCTGACGttgtaaaaacagatcagagaagagcACTTTAGTATACTTGAAATACATAAATATCTGTGGTCCGTTTTACTAGTATATGCACATAATGAAGGGACTGACAATGTAACTAGAAATAAGCATAACATGTTAACCTCAGCGGGAGTTAGCGTGGAAATGCATCAATGAGACCTGAACACAGCTTCAAGTAGCAGCAACTTTGTTCAGTagcctcagttcagtttttccaTTAGTGAATCATGAATCGTCTCTCAGGGGCCAACATGAAGATCCACatagaaaattaaatatttcataaaTTGTTATGTCATAATCAAAGGTCATAAAGGGGTTCAAGACTATAAATTGTTGTGTAATAAAAATACACGTGCTTTAATGCTGCATTGCGGTCGCAGAGAAACAGCAGGCCTCTGCATGGTCGCCACAGAGCCTCCAACACACAAAGGATTGGCACAAAGGAGtttaacaaacacacagacccaTTTATTACACAACATCGCTCAACTATCACGCACAATTTTGATCACCCATTAAATAATGAATGCGCTGTTTGTCAAACAATGTGCGACAGCTTAGTGAATCTGCCAAGCCCGAACACAAATCATATGTGAATCTGCGCGCACGAACACGCAGTAATACGCAGGACGTGCTGTAACTCCCACGCAGCGGCTTTGTGCTGAAGAGCGTGGACGGACCAGTGTTATCCAAAATAATAAACCAAACAGATCCAGTATGGCCCACATTCACCACGTCAATGTGTACGGTCATTGCATAAACTGCataaaatgagacattaaaGGGCAGCGATTGAGGCCAAACGCACTCGCCCTTCACTGTCTTCATTCTTCTATGAGAGGATTCAGGTATTGAAGAGTTACAGAGAATGGAGACGGCTATGAACTCGTTCTCTGAACAGCTGATTGTATACATTCTCACCAATCCACCTGGAAAAAGTATAATTCGATCCAATGACAAGGTAAATGTACATTAACTTAGAAGGGCACACATGTACCGCAGCTTCATGGTCCTGTATGAGGAGAGAAAGCGTCACACAGCTCTGAGTTGTTATCTAATTCGTCCCAATGATGTTCCTCGAACAATTGTGGcgcatttcagtttatttatttaatgacaGTTTGAGTGGAAAAATAACTGAAACCTCAAAATGtttcagacaataaaaacattttcataacaaatgaaattcaaaacaGATGGAAACATCAGAAATTGTTAAATACAGCAGTCGCTGGATGTTCAGTCACTCATTGAGTCTCGGCTGACAAAGCCCAGCGGGCCTAAAGACAAACAAGAAGAGGGTGCGTGTGTATCGAGAGTTCACTGAGTCGCGTGGGAGATGGTGGTCTGGAAGGCGAATGTGATGTGGTTTCGCGCGAGATCGAGGTAGGGGtctgagaaagtgtgtgtgtcaccagaGAAGTGTCTCCACTGCATGAGCTCGGACATGCTCAGGTGTTTCTGCGTCGCTCCCGCTGCCCCCCTGCGGTCACCCTGGCGACCCAGCTGGCACGGCCGGTCGTGGActggctcttcctcctctgaaagtGCTGGGAGAGAAGCGTGTGCGTGAACATACGAGtatcagcgtgtgtgtgtgtgtgtccagcactTTGGAGTATGGCACACAGGTGAACCTACCGTTGACTGTTCCGTCCAGACTGCAGTCACAGTTCAGCAGGTCGTGGGTGAGACAGGGCGTGTcagacagactgaagagatCTCGAAGCTCACTGATGGAGAAGCTGGCGTGCTCTGTCCCTTTCCCCAGGTCAACCACGGTTCCAGAAAGCCCCTGTTTTGAGACCTGTCTCTGAAATATACGCTCCTCAATGGTACCTGAGAGGAAGCAACACAAAGTCAGGTATAAAACTTCTAAACCAGTCTGAATGTGCTGACATTTCTCACTAATCATGCTTAATCATGTTTTCGTGCCTGCAGTGAGAAGGCGGTAGATGTGCACCGTCTTTTTCTGCCCGTCTCTCCACACCCGAGCCATGGCCTGCACCAGGAGAGAAAGGTCAGCTGTAGTTTAGAATGATCAGACAGGATACacactgccatctgctggacacAGATGTTCTTACGTCtgcatcaaaatacaaaaaatttaAATAGATGCATTGCTACACATGATAAGAGTTCTTCTTctataatttttaaatgaatgaacaaGAATGAATTCAACTGCTCTTAAATGCTAGTTGTTTTGGCAGGAAAAGGTTTTAAACTGATGTGATTTAAGCTTGGCATTTTTCTTATTGTCCTCAGTGGCTTCTAGATTATACAGTGCTGTCAATTTAGGATTTTAACTACCAATAATTATATCACCATTGAAAAAAGTACATTAAGTCCTTGAAGCACAAGCTGAGAGCCATAAAGATGGACTATTCAAACAGGAAATGGGGAACATTTgatgacaaataaataaataaaaaagtactGGGGATGTGGGAGtagttaaaatgtgaaatatgagaCAACACTGTAAAATCAAATTGAACTACGTAGTTAAATAAcgacagaattaaaaaaagaacaaaaaacgaGAAGCAAGATGCTTCAAGTGCATCATAACATAAAATCAAATATATGTAGAAAATAGATTGAAGAGTTATCCAACACATGTAACTGATTTCGTACGACACGTAATTGCAAAGCAGAAAAGCATTTTCACTTTGACATTTCTGAACCGAGCCGCTACAAACACTTGTTGATGCTGTGTTTCAGTATCGCAAACACTCCGCAGTTTCACATCAAATGGttatggactctatgcacaacttcaccacttcctgaacttcaggaggctctttatttcctgtctttcatgacaggacaagctgattaatccaggtgtccctgacctctgtaacaacagTAATgatcagacacacctgcattaatcagctcattctatcatgaaagacaggaaacaaggagcctcctgaggttcaggaagtggttgagtagTGCATAGAGCCCACTATCTAGATGCAAAAGTCCAGTACAGTAACCAAACTAATCAAACTAAACAGTTTACATGTGAATTAATTTCTTCATCATTTGCACTGTCTGATCTGAATGTGAAACATTCCTGTCTGGGAACAAAATAACAGTCATTCACACTCGGAGCTTTGCTGGTGCGTTACCTGAATGTCATTGGCTGGGTTCCAGTCGATGTCGTACAGCACCAGGTGCGAGGCTCCGATCAGATTAAGCCCCACCCCACCCGCTTTGGAGctcagcagaaacaggaagttttGAGAATAAGGACTATTAAAACTGTCGACCAGCCGCTGTCGCTGGCTTGTGGGCGTCTGTCCATCCAGCCGGCAGAAGGTGTAGCCCGCATGAGCACACAGGTCCTGCAGCATGTCGAGCGTCTGGGTGTAATTTGACACGACCACCACCCTGCAGAGGCACATGCACATTGTCAGGAATACATTTTTGattcaaaagcacaaaaaaaatgaatatttgcGCCGACCTGTCGGAAGGGCTGAGCTGTCTGATGGCAGCGAGCAGGTCAGAAAGAACCAGCAGCTTTCCAGAGTCTGCAGCATTGAATGTGCCAGAAGAATAGGATTCTGGGAAGACGTCGACCAGGCCTTCGTATATTGAACTCTCTACAGACCCACTGTCTGTTTTTTCCTGCAAATGACATCATAATCGCCGTTTAAGATAACACAATATCCAAAGTTACAACAAATATCATCATAAAGTAAACGATTGGAATATGTTAAATTGATAAACCACTGCTTCAGCAGACGTAAAGGTGACCTTGACGgtgaagtgaagcagagcaggatgGTTGCAGAGCTTCTTCAGTGCGGTGATGCaggccaggtgtgtgtgcgtctgaGTGGATCCCTGAAGGCAGGCCCTGAAGACCCGGTGGCAGAGCAGCTGGGTGtacagctcctgctgcagagtCGACGGCTCGCAGAAAAGCGTCCAGTCGAGGCGAGGAGGCAAGTAGCGGTTGATGATCTCCTGCGTTCTCCTCAGGATGAACATGCCAGTCAGGCGAGAGAGTTCGGCCGCTCGCTCTTCACCCAGAACCCTCTCCTCCTGTTCACGGGAGCAGATGTGACATCTAAACACCAGACAAGGTCACTCGAATGTGGAGCGAGAGAGATGAAACGGCCTTACCTCGCTGCAGGATGGCTGTCTGGAGCGTAAGATCGGCTCTTCGTACACTTTTCTATATCCGGTTGATGATCCAAGAATTCCTGGATTAACAAACTCTATGATTGCATAAAACTCCTGCAGGTCGTTCTGTACCGGAGTGCCTTTAAAAGGAAGAATTCATTAGAAAGCCTCAAGACTTTAACAAAGATCAAAGATTTCACTCTTGTTCACCTGTGAGTATGACTCTGCGATTACAGCTGAGGCTGTTGATGGCCAAGGACGTTTTGATGttgctgttcttcagtctgtgaCCCTCATCACAAATTACAAGACCAAACTGCACTTTCTGCACCTGAAAAGACAGACGATTTAATGACGTGAACTGATTTATTCATATATTCTGCGAGATACAGGACAGACCTACCTGCTCCAGGCAGCGCAGCAGCATTTCATAACTGATCACCAGGACACTGTGAAGAGGGGAGATCACGAACTGCTCGATCCTGTGGTCCTAAACATATGCAAACCTTACATCAGTTATTCAAGACATGCCATAAACAATGTGATTCAACataacatttcaaacacacattctgctgaatttggggaaaaaaagaataaatgagttcctcttcctgctccctcCTCACCTGGTCCACTGTAAAAACCTTGATCCTCTCACAGCCCAGCCACTTGTTAAACTCTGCGGACCAGTTCTGCACGAGGCTTCCTGGCGTGACCACCAGGACACGTTTAGCAACAGGCTTCCCTCCATAAGGTCCCTGTTTCAGCAATGTCCAGATCAGTGCCACGCTCTGCAGAGTCTTTCCCAGACCCATCTCGTCAGCCAGGATGGCACCATAGCGACCAACAACTCTGAGGCACAAATACATTCAAACAAATTATCATATAGAATCTAATAAAAGCTGTGGATGTTTTTCCAGGTCTCTgaaaaagtttttcaaaaacagCATTTGATGGAAACTATCACTCACCTCATGCCCATAACACATTCATAGAGGAAGAGCAGGCCGTCTCTCTGGTGCGGCCGCAGGTGGGTGGTCAGGTGCGG includes:
- the rad54b gene encoding DNA repair and recombination protein RAD54B, giving the protein MRRSGAPSQLGNAVKKPRFMPPGASASLTAAGSKPAGLNALHKVQRCLVAPVVEKTSCNLQPKAAPTAPTLSKALARVLSATETKENETHDPNLLLEDLSGDKITTGLNDRPQFTHGSLQTPPAPAATNSSCSQGDARYFSVVWCKASKKKHKRWEGDAVLVTRGRTVTLKDMEGKDIGKGSGYKVSQLASLSEGETLMVGGKEVEVMGIISAEDFAKGRCFQEVQAEQESVSHARSAPPPFRRVTPKPFCPPAMSGNAEHRAPRPEEEHTYKPRHDPLAPGALVMPRPSANHQWSNNKSGLPLVDVVVDPHLTTHLRPHQRDGLLFLYECVMGMRVVGRYGAILADEMGLGKTLQSVALIWTLLKQGPYGGKPVAKRVLVVTPGSLVQNWSAEFNKWLGCERIKVFTVDQDHRIEQFVISPLHSVLVISYEMLLRCLEQVQKVQFGLVICDEGHRLKNSNIKTSLAINSLSCNRRVILTGTPVQNDLQEFYAIIEFVNPGILGSSTGYRKVYEEPILRSRQPSCSEEERVLGEERAAELSRLTGMFILRRTQEIINRYLPPRLDWTLFCEPSTLQQELYTQLLCHRVFRACLQGSTQTHTHLACITALKKLCNHPALLHFTVKEKTDSGSVESSIYEGLVDVFPESYSSGTFNAADSGKLLVLSDLLAAIRQLSPSDRVVVVSNYTQTLDMLQDLCAHAGYTFCRLDGQTPTSQRQRLVDSFNSPYSQNFLFLLSSKAGGVGLNLIGASHLVLYDIDWNPANDIQAMARVWRDGQKKTVHIYRLLTAGTIEERIFQRQVSKQGLSGTVVDLGKGTEHASFSISELRDLFSLSDTPCLTHDLLNCDCSLDGTVNALSEEEEPVHDRPCQLGRQGDRRGAAGATQKHLSMSELMQWRHFSGDTHTFSDPYLDLARNHITFAFQTTISHATQ